The DNA window TGAAGGGGCTGCTGGACCGGCTGGTGTACCTGTCCTCGGGGCTGGCGCTCATCCTGGCGTTCATCGGGGTGAAGCTGATCCTGCACTGGGCGCACGTGGACATCGACCCGGCCGTGCCGGAGATCCCGACCCCGGTCAGCCTCGGCGTGATCATCGGGATCCTCGTGGTGGTCACCGTGGCGAGCCTGATCAAGAGCGGCCGGGACCCCGAGGCGAAGGCGCATCCGGGTTCCCTTCGCGCTCGCGACGACGACGCCGACTGATCAGCGCGGTGCCTTGTCACGGTGCTCGCTCGGCCGCTCGCCGCGCAGCCGTTTGAACGCCACGCTCAGCGCGAAAGCGTTGGCATAGCCCACTTTCCGCGCGATCGCGTCCACCGTGTGGCCGGTCTCCCGCAGCAAGTCCGCGGCCAATGCGATCCGCCAGTTCGTGAGGTAGGCCATCGGTGGTTCGCCGACCAGCGCGGTGAACCGCCTGGCGAGCGCCGCCCGCGACACCCCGGCCTCGGCACCGAGGCCCGCCACCGTCCAGGGGCGGGCGGGTTCGTCGTGCAGCAGCCGCAGCGCGGTGCCCACCACCGGGTCGTCCAGCGCCCGGCACCAGGCGGGGGCGGTGCTTTCCGGGCGGCTGAACCAACTGCGCAGCGCGGAAACCAGCATCAGGTCGAGCAGCCGGTCCAGCACGAGCTGCTGCCCCGGCCGGTCACCGGCGATCTCCGCGGCCACCGCCTCCGCCGACGGCGACGGGTTGTCCTCGGATGGCACCGCCAGCACCGCGGGCAAGGCTCGCAACAGCCGCTCGCTGAGTTCGCCCCGGCGCTCGAAA is part of the Amycolatopsis sp. CA-230715 genome and encodes:
- a CDS encoding AraC family transcriptional regulator encodes the protein MDVVSELLAGVRARGAVFRQAVIRPPWALRMASGAPLTLATMVRGHAWIVSDGHEPVRIGTGDIAVVRGDVPYVVADDPATPPSLVVTSADYCAGAAGRARTCGTPVDEATVLLSGAFERRGELSERLLRALPAVLAVPSEDNPSPSAEAVAAEIAGDRPGQQLVLDRLLDLMLVSALRSWFSRPESTAPAWCRALDDPVVGTALRLLHDEPARPWTVAGLGAEAGVSRAALARRFTALVGEPPMAYLTNWRIALAADLLRETGHTVDAIARKVGYANAFALSVAFKRLRGERPSEHRDKAPR